A portion of the Faecalibacterium sp. I3-3-89 genome contains these proteins:
- a CDS encoding amino acid ABC transporter permease — MAAQYELLKELLNSGTPLSFGQNIFFKFYQAFILKDRWLQYINGVGTTLLVTAIALAMGVALGSVVALVRVAHDQQRTGRMNPVLGFFNAVCQVYTTIIRGTPMMVQLLIMSMVIFANSRNFTMVGALALGINSGAYVSEIIRGGLMAVDPGQMEAGRSLGLNYITTMVVIIIPQAIRAVLPALGNEFIMLLKDTSLITVIGGKELLYAAQGIMNRTYEAMFPLCGVALIYLVLVMLFTWLLAKFERRLAQSDR; from the coding sequence ATGGCCGCACAATACGAGCTGCTGAAAGAGCTTCTCAACAGCGGGACGCCGCTCAGCTTCGGGCAGAACATTTTCTTTAAGTTTTATCAGGCATTCATCCTGAAGGACCGCTGGCTCCAGTACATCAACGGCGTGGGCACCACCCTGCTGGTCACAGCCATCGCGCTGGCGATGGGCGTCGCGCTGGGCAGCGTGGTGGCGCTGGTGCGTGTGGCCCACGACCAGCAGCGCACCGGCCGCATGAACCCGGTGCTGGGCTTCTTCAACGCGGTGTGTCAGGTGTACACCACTATCATCCGCGGCACGCCTATGATGGTGCAGCTGCTCATCATGAGCATGGTCATCTTTGCCAACAGCCGCAACTTCACGATGGTCGGCGCGTTGGCGCTGGGCATCAACTCGGGCGCCTATGTCTCCGAGATCATCCGCGGCGGCCTGATGGCCGTTGACCCCGGCCAGATGGAGGCCGGCCGCAGCCTCGGCCTCAACTACATAACCACGATGGTGGTCATCATCATCCCGCAGGCCATCCGCGCCGTGCTTCCCGCCCTCGGCAACGAGTTCATCATGCTGCTGAAGGATACGTCCCTCATCACCGTCATCGGCGGCAAGGAGCTGCTGTATGCGGCACAGGGCATCATGAACCGCACCTACGAGGCCATGTTCCCCCTGTGCGGCGTCGCCCTCATCTATCTGGTGCTGGTGATGCTGTTCACATGGCTGCTCGCAAAGTTTGAGAGGAGGCTGGCACAAAGTGACCGATAA
- a CDS encoding amino acid ABC transporter ATP-binding protein, giving the protein MTDKILEVRGLTKTYGGEKRKGAKQPTPTLDVLKGIDIDIYRGDVVCLIGPSGCGKSTFLRCLNRLEIPTGGSIKFEGVEVDDDHIDAVRQKMGMVFQHFNLFPHLTVKKNLELAPSLLKLKDKEAISARADELLARVGLADKANAYPKSLSGGQQQRIAIARALAMDPDVILFDEPTSALDPEMVGEVLELMKELAHTGITMLVVTHEMGFAREVSNRVIFIDEGRIQEDEPPQELFTNPKHPRLKAFLSKML; this is encoded by the coding sequence GTGACCGATAAGATCCTTGAAGTCCGCGGTCTGACCAAGACCTACGGCGGCGAAAAGCGGAAGGGCGCAAAGCAGCCCACCCCCACCCTCGACGTGCTGAAGGGCATCGACATCGATATCTACCGCGGCGACGTGGTCTGCCTCATCGGCCCCTCGGGCTGCGGCAAGTCCACCTTCCTGCGCTGCCTGAACCGGCTGGAGATCCCCACCGGCGGCAGCATCAAGTTTGAGGGCGTGGAGGTGGACGATGACCACATCGACGCCGTCCGCCAGAAGATGGGCATGGTGTTCCAGCACTTCAACCTCTTCCCCCACCTGACCGTCAAGAAGAACCTCGAGCTGGCCCCCAGCCTCCTCAAGCTCAAGGACAAAGAGGCCATCTCTGCCCGCGCCGACGAGCTTCTGGCCCGCGTGGGTCTGGCCGACAAGGCCAACGCCTACCCCAAGAGCCTGTCCGGCGGCCAGCAGCAGCGCATCGCCATCGCCCGTGCGCTGGCGATGGACCCGGACGTCATCCTCTTCGACGAGCCGACCAGCGCCCTCGACCCCGAGATGGTCGGCGAGGTCCTCGAGCTGATGAAAGAGCTGGCCCACACCGGCATCACCATGCTGGTGGTCACCCACGAGATGGGCTTCGCCCGCGAAGTCTCCAACCGCGTCATCTTCATCGACGAGGGCCGCATTCAGGAGGATGAGCCGCCGCAGGAGCTGTTCACCAACCCCAAGCATCCCCGCCTGAAGGCATTCCTTTCCAAGATGCTGTAA
- a CDS encoding TPM domain-containing protein, giving the protein MKHCKKLFALLAAALLCMALTLPAGAAAPLVRDECGIFDADTLADLEEEAESASDGHGVDVYFLVVDSIGDADQREYAKNYYISNGLGYGDEQSGILFLLAVGSRKYVTITYGGGVTAFTDYRIEQQEDEIVPLLSDEEWEDAADTYIEMCDEALDYYADHGEPIDIDNDVGLGDLMVAMLVPLGISAIICFVLYSQMKTAKRKTRADEYMPGFALRVKRDRYTHTTRERVYDPPKKESSSSGGSSTDSDGFGGSSGGSF; this is encoded by the coding sequence ATGAAACATTGCAAAAAACTGTTTGCCCTTCTGGCAGCGGCCCTGCTCTGCATGGCCCTGACCCTGCCGGCCGGGGCAGCCGCCCCGCTGGTGCGGGACGAATGCGGCATCTTCGACGCCGACACGCTGGCCGACCTCGAAGAGGAAGCCGAGAGCGCCTCCGACGGCCACGGTGTGGATGTCTATTTCCTCGTGGTGGACAGCATCGGCGACGCAGACCAGCGGGAATACGCCAAGAATTATTACATCTCCAACGGCCTCGGCTATGGCGACGAGCAGAGCGGCATCCTCTTCCTGCTGGCCGTCGGCTCCCGCAAGTATGTCACCATTACCTACGGCGGGGGCGTCACCGCCTTTACCGATTACCGCATCGAGCAGCAGGAGGACGAGATCGTCCCGCTGCTCTCCGATGAGGAGTGGGAGGATGCGGCAGATACCTACATCGAGATGTGCGATGAGGCGCTGGACTACTACGCCGACCATGGCGAACCCATCGACATAGACAATGACGTCGGGCTGGGAGACCTGATGGTTGCCATGCTCGTTCCCCTCGGCATCTCGGCCATTATCTGCTTTGTCCTGTACAGCCAGATGAAGACGGCCAAGCGGAAGACCCGGGCCGATGAGTATATGCCCGGCTTCGCTCTGCGGGTCAAGCGCGACCGCTACACCCACACCACCCGGGAGCGGGTCTATGACCCGCCCAAGAAGGAGTCAAGCTCCTCCGGCGGCTCGTCCACCGACTCCGACGGCTTCGGCGGCTCGTCGGGAGGGTCGTTCTGA
- a CDS encoding SPFH domain-containing protein, translating into MGLVKAALGAASGVMGDQWKEYFYCSALPAEVLAVKGQKKVSGRSSNRHGTENVITDGSIVAVAEGQCALIVEQGKVVDLCAEAGEYTYNTGTQPSLLSKGLAKNIDEVFAEIGKRFSFGGQAATDQRIYYINTKELMGNKYGTPSPVPFRVVDQRAGIDIDVSIRCFGEYSYRIVNPILFYTNVCGNVENEYTRDALEGQMRTEMMTALQPAFARISEMGIRYSSLPGHTAELAEALNQELSEKWSKLRGIEIVSLGVSGVKASEEDEQMIKELQRSAAFMDPTRAAAHMVGAQASAMQAAASNTSAGPAMAFMGMNQAAAAGGINAQALYQMGAQQPAPAPAAPAAGSWSCSCGQTGNTGKFCTACGKPRPEAGWVCSCGTHNTGKFCSECGRPRPAAKCPNCGWTPADPTNPPKFCPECGKPFGA; encoded by the coding sequence ATGGGTCTTGTCAAAGCGGCATTGGGTGCAGCATCCGGAGTGATGGGCGACCAGTGGAAGGAATACTTTTATTGCAGCGCTCTCCCGGCGGAGGTGCTGGCCGTCAAGGGACAAAAGAAGGTCTCCGGGCGCTCTTCGAACCGTCACGGCACCGAGAACGTCATCACCGATGGCTCCATCGTGGCGGTGGCCGAGGGCCAGTGCGCCCTCATCGTGGAGCAGGGCAAGGTGGTGGACCTCTGCGCCGAGGCGGGCGAGTACACCTACAACACCGGCACCCAGCCCTCTCTGCTGAGCAAGGGTCTGGCCAAGAACATCGACGAGGTCTTTGCGGAGATCGGCAAGCGGTTCAGCTTCGGCGGTCAGGCCGCCACCGACCAGCGCATCTACTACATCAACACCAAGGAGCTGATGGGCAACAAGTACGGCACTCCCAGCCCGGTGCCCTTCCGTGTGGTGGACCAGCGGGCAGGCATCGACATCGACGTGAGCATCCGGTGCTTCGGCGAGTACAGCTACCGCATCGTCAACCCCATCCTGTTTTACACCAACGTCTGCGGAAATGTGGAAAATGAGTACACCCGCGACGCCCTCGAGGGGCAGATGCGCACCGAGATGATGACGGCGCTGCAGCCTGCGTTCGCCCGCATCAGTGAGATGGGCATCCGCTATTCGTCCCTGCCCGGCCACACCGCCGAGCTGGCCGAGGCCCTGAATCAGGAGCTTTCCGAAAAGTGGAGCAAGCTGCGCGGCATCGAGATCGTCTCCCTCGGCGTGTCCGGCGTCAAGGCCAGCGAGGAAGACGAGCAGATGATCAAGGAGCTGCAGCGCAGCGCCGCCTTCATGGACCCCACCCGCGCTGCCGCCCATATGGTGGGCGCACAGGCCTCGGCCATGCAGGCCGCGGCGTCGAACACCTCCGCCGGCCCGGCCATGGCCTTTATGGGGATGAATCAGGCCGCAGCCGCCGGGGGCATCAACGCACAGGCCCTCTACCAGATGGGCGCACAGCAGCCTGCTCCCGCCCCTGCCGCCCCGGCAGCGGGCAGCTGGAGCTGCTCCTGCGGACAGACCGGCAACACCGGCAAATTCTGCACCGCCTGCGGCAAGCCCCGCCCCGAGGCGGGCTGGGTGTGCAGCTGCGGCACACACAACACCGGCAAATTCTGCTCGGAGTGCGGCAGGCCCCGCCCGGCGGCCAAGTGCCCGAACTGCGGCTGGACGCCCGCCGACCCCACGAACCCGCCGAAGTTCTGCCCCGAGTGCGGCAAGCCCTTCGGCGCCTGA
- the thiW gene encoding energy coupling factor transporter S component ThiW codes for MKHYSAKKLALAGMFCALAVVGSVFSFPVFGSKCAPVQHMVNILCAVLLGPYYGVGVAFVASLLRNLLGLGSLMAFPGSMFGALLCGLVFHKTKKLLPTLVGEVFGTSILGGLCAYPVAILLMGKSAGDIAFYAYIVPFLVSTAGGAVIAGVLLAALSRAGALRAMQASLS; via the coding sequence ATGAAACACTACTCTGCAAAAAAGCTGGCGCTGGCCGGTATGTTCTGCGCCCTCGCCGTCGTGGGCAGCGTCTTCTCCTTCCCCGTTTTCGGCAGCAAATGCGCCCCCGTCCAGCACATGGTCAACATCCTCTGTGCCGTCCTGCTGGGGCCTTACTATGGCGTGGGCGTAGCCTTCGTGGCCTCCCTGCTGCGCAACCTGCTGGGTCTGGGCAGCCTGATGGCTTTCCCGGGCAGTATGTTCGGCGCGCTGCTCTGCGGCCTCGTCTTCCACAAGACGAAGAAGCTGCTGCCCACCCTCGTGGGCGAGGTGTTCGGTACCTCCATCCTCGGCGGTCTGTGCGCCTATCCCGTCGCCATCCTGCTGATGGGCAAGAGCGCCGGTGACATCGCCTTCTACGCCTACATCGTGCCCTTCCTCGTCTCTACCGCAGGCGGCGCGGTCATCGCAGGCGTGCTGCTGGCCGCACTTTCCCGTGCAGGCGCCCTCCGCGCCATGCAGGCCAGCCTGAGCTGA
- the thiM gene encoding hydroxyethylthiazole kinase: MFQSIFANVRARSPLVHNITNYVTVNDCANMVLACGASPIMADDAAEVEDITSLCAGLNLNIGTLNSRTIPSMLLAGHTAHRLGRPVVLDPVGAGASHLRTETALRLLREVKPTVIRGNISEMRTLAVGSGTTKGVDADASDKITEETLDRAVAFVKSFAARTGAVIAVTGAIDIVADGQRAFCIRNGHPMMSAVTGTGCQLSALTAAFCAANPDKPLEAAAAAVCAMGLAGEVAHSRLTKLDGSATYRNYIIDAIYNMTPEQLEEGARYEMR; this comes from the coding sequence ATGTTCCAGAGCATCTTCGCCAACGTCCGGGCCCGAAGCCCCCTCGTCCATAACATCACCAACTACGTCACCGTCAATGACTGCGCCAACATGGTGCTGGCCTGCGGCGCGTCCCCCATCATGGCGGACGATGCCGCCGAGGTAGAGGACATCACCTCTCTGTGTGCCGGGCTGAACCTGAACATCGGCACTCTGAACAGCCGCACCATCCCCTCCATGCTTCTGGCGGGCCATACCGCCCACCGGCTGGGCCGGCCCGTCGTGCTGGATCCGGTGGGTGCGGGAGCGTCCCATCTCCGCACCGAGACGGCCCTGCGGCTGCTGCGGGAGGTAAAGCCTACCGTCATCCGGGGCAACATCTCCGAGATGCGGACACTGGCGGTGGGCAGCGGCACCACCAAGGGCGTGGACGCCGACGCATCCGACAAGATCACGGAAGAGACTCTGGACCGGGCCGTGGCCTTCGTCAAGTCCTTCGCGGCCCGCACTGGGGCGGTCATCGCCGTCACCGGGGCCATCGACATCGTAGCCGACGGCCAGCGGGCGTTCTGCATCCGCAACGGCCACCCCATGATGAGCGCCGTCACCGGCACCGGCTGTCAGCTCTCGGCCCTGACGGCGGCCTTCTGCGCCGCCAACCCCGACAAGCCCTTGGAGGCTGCGGCGGCGGCTGTCTGCGCCATGGGCCTTGCGGGAGAAGTGGCCCACAGCCGCCTTACGAAGCTGGACGGCAGCGCCACCTACCGCAATTATATCATCGACGCCATCTACAACATGACCCCCGAGCAGCTCGAGGAAGGAGCACGCTATGAAATGCGATAA
- the thiE gene encoding thiamine phosphate synthase, with protein MKCDKHTMLLYAVTDRAWTGRETLRQQVEDALKGGVTCVQLREKELDDAAFLQEAMELSALCRSYGVPFIINDNVDIAIQCHADGIHVGQEDMAAADVRAKVGPDMLLGVSAHSVEEAQLAVAHGADYLGVGAAFSTHTKTDVDVLPEGELKKICDAVDVPVVAIGGIHKDNILQLKGSGADGVALVSAIFGAEDIEAECRELKVLAEQIIYSNSTF; from the coding sequence ATGAAATGCGATAAACACACCATGCTTCTCTACGCCGTCACCGACCGGGCATGGACGGGCCGCGAGACCCTCCGCCAGCAGGTGGAGGATGCGCTGAAGGGCGGCGTCACCTGCGTCCAGCTGCGGGAAAAAGAGCTGGACGATGCGGCATTTTTACAGGAAGCCATGGAACTTTCTGCCCTCTGCCGCAGCTATGGCGTCCCCTTCATCATCAACGATAACGTGGACATCGCCATCCAGTGCCATGCGGACGGCATCCACGTCGGGCAGGAGGACATGGCCGCAGCCGATGTCCGGGCCAAAGTCGGCCCCGATATGCTCCTCGGCGTGTCGGCCCACTCGGTGGAGGAGGCCCAGCTGGCTGTGGCCCACGGCGCGGATTATCTCGGCGTCGGCGCAGCCTTTTCCACCCACACCAAGACGGATGTGGACGTCCTGCCCGAGGGCGAGCTGAAAAAGATATGCGACGCTGTGGATGTGCCGGTCGTCGCCATCGGCGGCATCCATAAGGACAACATCCTCCAGCTGAAAGGCTCCGGCGCAGACGGCGTGGCCCTCGTGAGCGCCATCTTCGGTGCCGAGGACATCGAAGCCGAGTGCCGGGAGTTGAAGGTGCTGGCGGAACAGATCATCTATAGCAATTCAACTTTTTAA
- the thiD gene encoding bifunctional hydroxymethylpyrimidine kinase/phosphomethylpyrimidine kinase, with protein MKTALTIAGSDSSGGAGIQADLKAMTMNGVFAMSAITALTAQNTTGVSGIYEVSPAFLAQQIDAVFTDIRPCAVKIGMVSSAPLIETIAERLRFYKAENIVVDPVMVATSGSDLIASDAVRTLCRELFPLSVLITPNRHEAEVLAEMAIHSRDDMVRAAQTIAGRYGCNVLLKGGHSDTDADDLLALRDGQLLWFPGQRVDNPNTHGTGCTLSSAIAANLAKGFGLADSIARAKAYLTDALNAQLDLGQGSGPLDHTLGGTGVENWMHGVPDAVQDK; from the coding sequence ATGAAAACTGCACTTACCATCGCGGGCAGCGATTCCAGCGGCGGCGCCGGCATTCAGGCCGACCTCAAGGCCATGACCATGAACGGCGTCTTCGCCATGAGCGCCATCACCGCCCTGACGGCCCAGAACACCACCGGCGTGTCCGGCATCTATGAGGTCAGCCCCGCGTTTCTGGCCCAGCAGATCGACGCTGTCTTTACCGACATCCGCCCCTGCGCGGTCAAGATCGGGATGGTGTCCTCGGCCCCGCTCATCGAGACCATCGCCGAGCGCCTCCGCTTCTACAAGGCGGAGAACATCGTCGTAGACCCCGTGATGGTAGCCACCTCCGGCTCTGACCTCATCGCCTCGGACGCTGTGCGCACCCTCTGCCGGGAGCTGTTCCCCCTCTCGGTGCTTATTACCCCCAACCGCCACGAGGCGGAAGTCCTGGCCGAAATGGCCATCCATAGCCGCGATGACATGGTACGCGCCGCGCAGACCATCGCCGGCCGCTATGGCTGCAACGTCCTGCTGAAGGGCGGCCACAGCGACACCGACGCCGACGACCTTCTGGCGCTCCGGGACGGGCAGCTGCTCTGGTTCCCGGGGCAGCGGGTCGATAACCCCAACACCCACGGCACCGGCTGCACCCTGTCCAGCGCCATCGCGGCAAACCTCGCCAAGGGCTTCGGGCTGGCGGACTCCATCGCCCGGGCCAAGGCCTATCTGACCGACGCGCTGAACGCTCAGCTCGACTTGGGCCAAGGCTCCGGCCCGCTGGACCACACCTTGGGCGGCACAGGGGTCGAAAACTGGATGCACGGCGTCCCAGACGCTGTACAGGATAAATAA
- the thiC gene encoding phosphomethylpyrimidine synthase ThiC: MQTYTTQMDAARKGIVTPQMETVAKKEYRTVEEIRQLVAEGKVAIPANKHHTCLDPEGIGSMLRTKINVNLGVSRDCKDYSIEMQKVMSAVNMGAEAIMDLSSHGNTQPFRQKLTHECPVMIGTVPVYDSVIHYQRDLATLTAQDFIDVVRLHAEDGVDFVTLHCGITRKTIEQIRKHKRKMNIVSRGGSLVFAWMCMTGNENPFYEHFDEILDICEEHDVTISLGDACRPGCLADATDVCQIEELVRLGELTKRAWAHNVQVMVEGPGHVPLNQVAANMEIQKTICMGAPFYVLGPIVTDIAPGYDHITAAIGGAVAAMSGAAFLCYVTPAEHLALPNVDDVKQGIVASKIAAHAADIAKGIPHARDIDDKMGDARRVLDWDAQFACALDPETAKAIRDARLPEDDHSDTCSMCGKFCAVRSMNKALAGEYIDIL, encoded by the coding sequence ATGCAGACTTACACCACACAGATGGATGCCGCACGCAAGGGCATCGTCACGCCCCAGATGGAGACGGTCGCCAAGAAGGAGTACCGCACCGTCGAGGAGATCCGTCAGCTGGTCGCCGAGGGCAAGGTGGCCATCCCGGCCAACAAGCATCACACCTGCCTCGACCCCGAGGGCATCGGCTCCATGCTTCGCACCAAGATCAATGTCAACCTCGGCGTCTCCCGCGACTGCAAGGACTACAGCATCGAGATGCAGAAGGTCATGAGCGCGGTCAACATGGGCGCAGAGGCCATCATGGACCTGTCCAGCCACGGCAACACCCAGCCCTTCCGCCAGAAGCTGACCCACGAGTGCCCTGTCATGATCGGCACCGTGCCGGTGTATGACTCGGTCATCCACTACCAGCGCGACCTCGCCACCCTGACCGCGCAGGACTTCATCGACGTGGTGCGTCTGCACGCAGAGGACGGCGTGGACTTCGTCACCCTCCACTGCGGCATCACCCGCAAGACCATCGAGCAGATCCGCAAGCACAAGCGGAAGATGAACATCGTCAGCCGCGGCGGGTCTCTGGTCTTTGCATGGATGTGTATGACCGGCAATGAGAATCCCTTCTACGAGCACTTCGACGAGATCCTCGACATCTGCGAGGAGCACGATGTCACCATCTCTCTGGGCGACGCCTGCCGTCCCGGCTGCCTCGCCGACGCCACCGACGTCTGCCAGATCGAAGAGCTGGTCCGTCTGGGCGAGCTGACCAAGCGGGCTTGGGCACACAATGTTCAGGTCATGGTGGAAGGCCCGGGCCATGTGCCCCTGAATCAGGTCGCCGCCAACATGGAGATCCAGAAGACCATCTGCATGGGCGCGCCCTTCTATGTCCTCGGCCCCATCGTCACCGACATCGCCCCCGGTTATGACCACATCACCGCTGCCATCGGCGGCGCTGTCGCAGCCATGAGCGGTGCGGCTTTCCTGTGCTATGTCACCCCCGCCGAGCATCTGGCTCTGCCCAATGTGGACGACGTCAAGCAGGGCATCGTGGCCTCCAAGATCGCCGCCCACGCCGCCGACATCGCCAAGGGCATCCCCCACGCCCGGGACATCGACGACAAGATGGGCGACGCCCGCCGTGTGCTGGACTGGGACGCACAGTTCGCCTGTGCCCTCGACCCCGAGACCGCAAAGGCCATCCGTGACGCCCGCCTGCCCGAGGATGACCACAGCGACACCTGCTCCATGTGCGGCAAGTTCTGCGCCGTCCGCAGCATGAACAAAGCTCTGGCCGGTGAGTACATCGACATCCTGTAA
- the ilvA gene encoding threonine ammonia-lyase, producing MLTLDKIYHAAFVLKDVARKTDLIEAPKLSKDCQLYLKTENLQVTGSFKVRGAYYKISQLSKEESDKGVIACSAGNHAQGVALAATRRGIRSIVCMPDGAPIMKVENTKNLGAEVCLVPGTYDDAHDKAVELQEETGMTFIHPYDDEQVIAGQGTIGLEILDQLPDVDAVIVPVGGGGLISGVAFAIKSLKPEVKVYGVQAEGAPSMYRSLHEHKYQTLSAVSTFADGIQVKTPGELTYKLCEEYVDDIVTVTEDETAAAILSLMENQKLVAEGAGAVPVAAALFHKLPIEGKKVVCLISGGNIDVNILNRVITRGLVMSGRKANLTIALEDKPGQLQQVANIVSRCGSNVVSVLHDGSDPNMPISSCFLKLTLETRDNAQIEQIRQELAKAGFQLVAERV from the coding sequence ATGCTGACACTGGATAAGATCTACCACGCCGCCTTTGTCCTCAAGGATGTAGCACGCAAGACAGACCTCATCGAAGCCCCCAAGCTCTCGAAGGACTGCCAGCTCTACCTCAAGACCGAGAACCTGCAGGTGACCGGCAGCTTCAAGGTGCGCGGCGCTTATTATAAGATCAGCCAGCTCTCCAAGGAGGAGAGCGACAAGGGCGTCATCGCCTGCTCGGCAGGCAACCACGCACAGGGCGTGGCGCTGGCCGCTACCCGCCGGGGCATCCGGAGCATCGTCTGTATGCCGGACGGCGCACCCATTATGAAGGTGGAGAACACCAAGAACCTCGGCGCGGAGGTCTGCCTCGTGCCCGGCACCTATGACGATGCCCACGACAAGGCCGTCGAGCTGCAGGAAGAGACGGGCATGACCTTCATCCACCCTTACGACGACGAGCAGGTCATCGCCGGTCAGGGCACCATCGGCCTCGAGATCCTCGACCAGCTGCCCGATGTGGATGCCGTCATCGTGCCTGTGGGCGGCGGCGGACTCATCTCCGGCGTGGCCTTCGCCATCAAGAGCCTCAAGCCGGAAGTCAAGGTCTACGGTGTGCAGGCCGAGGGCGCACCCAGTATGTACCGCTCCCTCCATGAGCACAAATATCAGACCCTTTCCGCCGTCTCCACCTTTGCGGACGGCATTCAGGTCAAGACCCCCGGTGAGCTGACCTACAAGCTCTGCGAGGAGTATGTGGACGACATCGTCACTGTCACCGAGGACGAGACCGCAGCGGCCATCCTCTCCCTGATGGAGAACCAGAAGCTGGTGGCCGAGGGCGCGGGGGCTGTGCCTGTGGCGGCGGCGCTCTTCCACAAGCTGCCCATCGAGGGCAAGAAGGTCGTCTGCCTCATCTCCGGCGGCAACATCGACGTGAACATCCTCAACCGCGTCATCACCCGCGGCCTCGTCATGAGCGGCCGCAAGGCCAATCTGACCATCGCGCTGGAGGATAAGCCCGGCCAGCTGCAGCAGGTGGCCAACATCGTCTCCCGCTGCGGCAGCAACGTGGTGTCCGTCCTCCACGACGGCTCCGACCCCAATATGCCCATCTCCAGCTGCTTCCTCAAGCTGACCCTTGAGACCCGCGACAATGCCCAGATCGAGCAGATCCGGCAGGAGCTTGCCAAGGCGGGCTTCCAGCTGGTGGCAGAGCGCGTATAA
- the leuB gene encoding 3-isopropylmalate dehydrogenase produces MEKNIAVIWGDCSSPEIVKQTLRVLDKVAEKYGHTFHYTDAAMGGEAIDKYGDPLPQHELDKCLAADSVLLGAVGGPKWEGLPGEQRPEKGLLRLRAGMGLYSNNRPAKIWPQLAPASPLKPEIVAKGIDFIIVRELIGGVYFGKHETYTLENGEKQAVDSMPYSEHEIERIGRIGFETAMKRRKKLCCVDKANVLDTSRLWRAVMHRLQAEYPEVEYSEMFVDNCAMQVVKDPSQFDVIVTENMFGDIISDEASMITGSIGMIPSSSLGDGTRGLYEPIHGSAPDIAGKDIVNPTACILSAAMMLRYSFGMTEEADAIESAVNKVLDKGLRTADNMSEGCTCLGCTAMGDAILAEI; encoded by the coding sequence ATGGAAAAAAATATCGCTGTCATCTGGGGCGACTGCTCCAGCCCCGAGATCGTGAAGCAGACCCTCCGCGTTCTCGATAAGGTGGCCGAGAAGTACGGCCACACCTTCCACTACACCGACGCCGCAATGGGCGGCGAGGCCATCGACAAGTACGGCGACCCGCTGCCTCAGCACGAGCTGGACAAATGCCTTGCGGCAGACAGCGTTCTTCTGGGCGCAGTGGGCGGCCCCAAGTGGGAGGGCCTGCCCGGCGAGCAGCGCCCCGAAAAGGGCCTGCTCCGCCTCCGCGCCGGGATGGGCCTCTACTCCAACAACCGCCCGGCCAAGATCTGGCCTCAGCTGGCCCCGGCCAGCCCCCTCAAGCCCGAGATCGTGGCCAAGGGCATCGACTTCATCATCGTGCGTGAGCTGATCGGCGGCGTCTACTTCGGCAAGCACGAGACCTATACGCTGGAAAACGGCGAGAAGCAGGCCGTGGACTCCATGCCCTACTCGGAGCACGAAATCGAGCGCATCGGCCGCATCGGCTTCGAGACGGCGATGAAGCGCCGCAAGAAGCTCTGCTGCGTGGACAAGGCCAATGTGCTGGACACCAGCCGCCTCTGGCGTGCCGTTATGCACCGCCTGCAGGCCGAGTATCCCGAGGTGGAGTACAGCGAGATGTTCGTGGACAACTGCGCGATGCAGGTCGTGAAGGACCCCAGCCAGTTTGACGTCATCGTCACCGAGAATATGTTCGGCGACATCATCTCCGACGAGGCTTCGATGATCACCGGCTCCATCGGCATGATCCCCTCGTCCAGTCTGGGCGACGGCACCCGGGGTCTGTATGAGCCGATCCACGGCTCTGCTCCCGACATCGCGGGCAAGGACATCGTCAACCCCACCGCCTGCATCCTCTCCGCCGCCATGATGCTGCGGTACTCCTTCGGCATGACCGAGGAGGCCGACGCCATCGAGAGCGCGGTGAACAAGGTGCTGGACAAGGGCCTGCGCACTGCCGATAATATGAGCGAGGGCTGCACCTGCCTCGGCTGTACCGCAATGGGCGATGCCATCCTCGCGGAGATCTGA
- the leuD gene encoding 3-isopropylmalate dehydratase small subunit, whose translation MNNANGSVFKYPDNVDTDVIIPARYLNTQNAKELAAHCMEDIDKDFINKVKEGDIMVGGWNFGCGSSREHAPLAIKTAGISVVIAKSFARIFYRNSINIGLPIMECPEAVDAIGAGDTVSVNFDTGVITDETTGKTFQAEPFPPFIQKIIADGGLMKSLTKK comes from the coding sequence ATGAACAACGCAAACGGTTCTGTTTTTAAATACCCGGACAACGTGGATACCGATGTCATCATCCCGGCCCGCTACCTGAACACCCAGAACGCCAAGGAGCTGGCCGCACACTGCATGGAGGACATCGACAAGGACTTCATCAACAAGGTGAAGGAGGGCGACATCATGGTGGGCGGCTGGAACTTCGGCTGCGGCTCCTCCCGTGAGCACGCGCCGCTGGCCATCAAGACCGCAGGCATCTCGGTCGTCATCGCCAAGAGCTTTGCCCGCATCTTCTACCGCAACAGCATCAACATCGGCCTGCCCATCATGGAGTGCCCCGAGGCTGTGGACGCCATCGGTGCAGGGGACACCGTCAGCGTGAACTTCGACACCGGCGTCATCACCGATGAGACCACCGGCAAGACCTTTCAGGCCGAGCCTTTCCCGCCCTTCATCCAGAAGATCATCGCCGATGGCGGCTTGATGAAGTCGCTGACGAAAAAGTAA